The proteins below come from a single Aspergillus oryzae RIB40 DNA, chromosome 5 genomic window:
- a CDS encoding uncharacterized protein (predicted protein), which yields MADSPRPRSRRPSLTSSSAHLRYPTFPPLSGSVEEWLSRSRPISMTSSHLADYTPRPLSESWATLSASDVHSEDGSRSEQTDVGSLIDQAGPDDVASIDEQYSGSEVDGNEDDDYDSKSNVFGSQELPALFPQIRGSIDDSNITTKTAFRQSTESIEFAEPEKWPEVEQVELKHTIRMFEGIEADELKSQFSINLRDSILTATVQQTMTKKSLDTDKPFRVLYIGDPEFRNIILDKIGDVLVSSTCSDFESSSTESSRYHVVPTSFGTGAVPNFAELLPIHVQLIVDECPGASVGFRNDKPDTIRLDFKNRPSCMSFWTGGEYCVSSPTEWTLPDVAILFISSRDSATVMETQKLARIFMERHGIPAMVISEKPLWDLAEVIPLNHHSLHMCLESRHSLTGKVTVLRRYPIDLATFESITPGQLNRNLASLVSISTKKSDNITLETTGNFQRKSLFAVEKWTTKMPFIPYLNDDRGLTPMLRLITLTVLLSVATILAHSALRATSILFSQKFPRSVISNIVSNAPSSTSTSIITANDLKQTSLSTLSSSVTDVQNFGNQLQGHSQLDNLMSGLLSPPKKQEFSGFEIQAVGDCHLVIKPPNRTLTGKKQPKFEVQVSRGVKPLEYELSRLFDGVYTLKLDRGDAYGIVNVTVTMASRPPLHQTTSVDFGTPWLKIANWRRAAQVISSQFMGDFNTAQVGLSEVYSRICTDLQVLMGDVVKKAHLLRGEANVLRHGTGQLSETKDVVITRSKQLSEVVRCTAVQPFLAVSSVLQEKTNKVNQETREIIGGTWHRISNQAHGFELKSVKDHIRNARKSYTLDKAQRRAKRLMTRKCRHSECL from the coding sequence ATGGCTGACTCTCCAAGGCCTCGCTCCAGACGCCCATCCCTCACCTCATCCTCTGCACATCTGCGATATCCAACTTTTCCTCCTCTAAGTGGCTCAGTTGAAGAGTGGCTGTCCCGCTCGAGGCCTATCAGTATGACGTCAAGTCATCTGGCGGACTACACGCCCAGGCCACTGAGCGAAAGCTGGGCAACACTGAGCGCTTCCGACGTTCATTCTGAGGATGGTAGCCGCTCTGAACAAACCGACGTTGGGTCTTTAATTGACCAAGCCGGTCCGGATGACGTTGCAAGTATCGACGAGCAGTATAGCGGCAGCGAGGTTGATGGGAACGAAGATGACGATTATGACTCGAAAAGCAACGTGTTTGGATCTCAGGAACTGCCTGCTCTTTTCCCCCAGATCAGAGGCTCTATCGATGACAGTAACATAACCACGAAAACTGCTTTTCGTCAATCAACCGAGTCGATAGAGTTTGCCGAGCCTGAGAAATGGCCTGAAGTTGAACAAGTGGAACTGAAACACACTATCCGTATGTTTGAAGGTATTGAGGCCGACGAGCTGAAGAGTCAATTCTCTATCAACCTGCGGGACTCTATCCTTACAGCCACCGTTCAGCAAAccatgacgaagaaaagcCTTGACACTGATAAGCCGTTCCGTGTACTCTACATTGGAGATCCTGAGTTTCGgaacatcatcctcgacaaaATTGGTGATGTCCTTGTGTCGAGCACCTGTAGTGACTTTGAAAGCAGTTCCACAGAATCCTCTAGATATCACGTTGTACCAACATCGTTCGGGACAGGTGCAGTCCCTAATTTCGCTGAGCTCCTTCCAATCCATGTCCAACTTATTGTTGACGAGTGCCCTGGAGCTTCGGTTGGCTTTCGGAACGATAAGCCCGACACCATTAGGTTGGATTTCAAAAATCGGCCTTCATGCATGTCTTTCTGGACAGGGGGCGAGTATTGCGTCTCATCCCCAACTGAATGGACGCTTCCTGATGTAGCAATTCTTTTCATATCCAGCAGAGACTCTGCAACTGTGATGGAGACCCAAAAACTGGCTCGCATTTTCATGGAAAGGCATGGCATTCCGGCTATGGTTATATCCGAGAAACCGCTTTGGGATCTGGCCGAAGTAATTCCTCTGAACCACCATAGCCTCCACATGTGCCTGGAGTCGCGTCATTCGCTGACTGGGAAAGTCACGGTCCTAAGAAGGTATCCTATTGATCTAGCGACTTTTGAGAGTATCACGCCCGGGCAACTCAATAGGAATCTTGCCTCCTTAGTGAGCATCTCTACTAAGAAGTCTGACAACATCACCCTGGAGACTACCGGCAACTTCCAGAGGAAGTCACTCTTCGCTGTTGAGAAGTGGACAACGAAAATGCCCTTCATCCCTTACCTGAATGACGACCGTGGGTTGACGCCTATGCTGCGTTTAATCACCCTCACCGTTCTCTTAAGCGTAGCTACCATCTTAGCGCACTCAGCTTTGCGTGCTACTTCAATTCTATTCTCCCAGAAATTTCCTCGATCGGTTATTTCCAATATTGTATCCAATGCCCCGAGCAGTACTTCTACCAGTATTATCACAGCAAATGATTTAAAACAAACTTCACTTTCTACGCTGTCTTCATCAGTGACCGATGTTCAAAATTTTGGGAACCAGCTCCAGGGTCATTCTCAGCTGGACAACCTGATGAGCGGACTACTGTCCCCTCCTAAGAAGCAGGAATTTAGTGGCTTTGAGATTCAGGCTGTTGGTGATTGCCATCTTGTCATAAAGCCACCCAATAGAACTTTGACTGGGAAAAAACAGCCAAAATTCGAGGTTCAAGTGAGCCGAGGAGTCAAACCGCTCGAGTATGAGCTCTCTCGCTTGTTTGATGGGGTATACACACTCAAACTTGATCGAGGGGATGCGTATGGGATAGTGAACGTCACAGTCACTATGGCTTCAAGacctcctctccaccaaaCCACATCGGTGGACTTTGGAACCCCGTGGCTGAAGATCGCAAATTGGAGGCGGGCAGCGCAGGTGATCTCATCCCAATTCATGGGGGATTTCAATACTGCGCAGGTTGGATTATCAGAAGTATACAGTCGAATTTGCACCGATTTGCAAGTCCTCATGGGGGATGTTGTAAAGAAAGCCCATCTCTTGCGCGGAGAAGCAAACGTTCTCCGTCACGGCACTGGGCAACTTTCTGAGACAAAAGACGTGGTTATCACGAGATCCAAGCAGCTTTCTGAAGTCGTCAGATGTACTGCTGTCCAGCCATTCCTCGCTGTCTCATCAGTCCTGCAGGAAAAGACCAACAAAGTAAACCAAGAAACGCGAGAGATTATTGGTGGTACATGGCATCGAATTAGCAATCAGGCACATGGTTTTGAACTCAAATCTGTGAAGGACCATATTCGAAATGCGAGGAAGAGCTATACGTTAGACAAAGCTCAGAGAAGAGCTAAGCGCTTGATGACGCGAAAGTGCCGACACTCTGAATGTTTGTGA
- a CDS encoding Ran GTPase-binding protein YRB1 (Ran-binding protein RANBP1 and related RanBD domain proteins): MSDVPETKPDPTTSAPEAAEKPEETTTSTEAPKTEEDKSATETVVETAKEAATKTTDSVFSMFGGGPKKEKKEEPEDNNDEPSGSSKAQKTEEEDEAPESPDVHFEPVIRLTEKVETKTNEELEEQTFKMRAKLFRFDGESKEWKERGTGDVRLLKHKENQKTRLVMRRDKTLKVCANHYIVPAMKLSPNVGSDRSWVWNAAADVSEGEPEAQTLAIRFANSENANLFKEAFEKAQQENEKLLASQ, from the exons ATGTCTGACGTCCCTGAGACTAAGCCTGACCCCACCACCAGCGCTCCTGAGGCGGCTGAGAAGCCTGAGGAGACTACCACCTCTACCGAAGCTCCCAAGACTGAGGAGGACAAGTCTGCAACTGAGACCGTAGTTGAAACAGCTAAGGAGGCGGCCACCAAGACAACCGACAGCGTTTTCTCGATGTTCGGCGGTGGCCctaagaaggaaaagaaggaagaacctGAGGATAACAATGATGAGCCATCTGGCTCTTCGAAGGCTCAAaaaaccgaagaagag GATGAAGCACCTGAGTCCCCTGACGTTCACTTCGAGCCTGTTATCCGCCTGACCGAGAAGGTGGAAACCAAGACCAacgaggaacttgaagaGCAGACTTTCAAGATGCGCGCTAAGCTGTTCCGATTCGATGGCGAGagcaaggaatggaaggagcGTGGTACTGGCGATGTTAGACTGCTTAAGCACAAGGAGAACCAGAAGACTCGCCTGGTGATGCGCAGAGACAAGACCCTGAAGGTCTGCGCCAACCACTACA TTGTCCCTGCAATGAAGTTGAGCCCCAACGTTGGCAGTGATCGCAGCTGGGTTTGGAACGCCGCTGCCGATGTCAGTGAGGGTGAGCCCGAGGCGCAGACTCTGGCTATTCGTTTCGCCAACAGTGAGA ATGCCAACCTGTTTAAGGAGGCTTTCGAGAAGGCTCAGCAGGAGAACGAGAAGCTCCTCGCCAGCCAGTAA